The following proteins are encoded in a genomic region of Alnus glutinosa chromosome 8, dhAlnGlut1.1, whole genome shotgun sequence:
- the LOC133876229 gene encoding probable LRR receptor-like serine/threonine-protein kinase At3g47570, with translation MASLVIATVPNLTIDQSALLALKAQISYDPYNVLTNNWSTNFSICNWVGITCGSNHHRVIALNLSYMDLVGTIPPHLGNLSFLSSLNIENNSFHGSIPNELSHLYRLQIIDLSHNQLSGSIPSSIFNIYSLKHIYLYDNMLSGLMPSIISNISSLQVIHLEANKLYGTIPHTLFKCKQLQYLSLANNDLSGSVPLEIGDLTMLRDLYLYNNVFGGTIPPTLFKCKQLQILSLWNNKFTGRVPQGIKNLTMLIALGLSHNNFGGAIPSEIGNLQSIKLFDVSFNNFIGPIPFEIFNISTVQVISMVCNNFSGHLPSNVGLFLPNLQQLILWENQLSGAIPSSISNASQLTLLDLSDNSFSGLIPKALGNLRFLTGLGVANNNLTIESSTPEFNFFSSLSNLTYLKQLQLSGNLLNNILSDSIGNLPTSLEELYIEHCNIKGNIPRDIGNLSNLMTLSLQFNELTGPIPTTVGKLHKLQGLRVDNNRLEGLIPFDLCHLESLFELNLGHNELSGPIPTCVNNLTFLRYLYLHFNELTSEIPLSLWSLSYILKVDLSSNSLNGSLSLEIRNLKVLMELQLSRNQLSGDIPTTIGDLNDLVNLSLADNRLEGSIPESFSKLISLEFLDLSINNLSGEIPKSLEGLSQLKYLNVSSNRLEGKIPVGGPFVYFFAASFMSNDGLCGAPRLQVPPCKEGASRPKNTAVASILKYVLPTIGLTMLVVAFVLEWTRRQKRNAKLLVETNSPQLATWKRISQQELFQATKGFNASNLLGKGSFGLVYQGTLSDGMIVAIKVFNLVVEGAFKSFETECGVLRNIRHRNLIKIISTCSNNDFKAFVLEYMPNGSLQKWLYSQDCCLSILQRLNIMIDVASALEYLHYGYSTPIVHCDLKPSNILLDEDMVSHVADFGIVKLLGDKDSMMQTMTLATIGYMAPEYGLEGIVSTSGDVYSYGILLMETFTRKKPTDDMFGGEMSLKRWVEESLPFSVTNVVDAYLLRTEKDYASMENCMSSIMRLALQCCDELHEQRINAKRILITLNKIKLNFLQDIDGS, from the exons ATGGCAAGCTTAGTTATTGCAACTGTTCCCAACCTTACCATCGATCAATCTGCTCTTCTTGCCTTAAAAGCTCAAATTTCTTATGACCCTTACAATGTTTTGACAAACAACTGGTCCACCAACTTCTCTATTTGCAACTGGGTCGGTATCACTTGTGGTTCCAACCATCATCGAGTCATCGCATTAAACCTTTCTTACATGGATCTTGTAGGCACCATTCCTCCACATTTGGGAaacctttcatttctttctaGTCTAAACATTGAAAACAACAGTTTTCATGGCTCTATTCCAAACGAGTTGTCTCATCTCTACCGGTTGCAAATAATTGATCTTAGTCATAACCAACTTTCGGGCTCCATTCCATCCTCAATCTTCAACATATACAGCTTGAAACATATTTATCTCTATGACAACATGCTTTCTGGTCTGATGCCGTCCATTATTTCCAACATTTCATCATTGCAAGTCATTCACCTAGAAGCTAATAAGCTTTATGGTACTATTCCACACACTTTGTTCAAGTGCAAACAATTGCAATATTTATCATTAGCGAATAATGATTTAAGTGGAAGTGTACCTTTGGAAATTGGGGACTTAACCATGCTCAGAGATTTATACCTTTACAACAACGTCTTTGGAG GTACTATTCCACCCACTTTGTTCAAGTGCAAACAACTGCAAATTTTATCTTTGTGGAATAATAAATTTACGGGAAGAGTACCTCAAGGAATTAAAAACTTAACCATGCTCATAGCGTTAGGCCTTTCTCACAACAACTTTGGAG GTGCAATACCAAGTGAAATTGGAAATCTACAAAGCATTAAGCTCTTTGATGTCAGTTTCAACAACTTTATTGGTCCAATTCCATTTGAGATATTTAACATCTCAACAGTACAAGTAATTTCAATGGTTTGCAATAACTTCTCAGGCCATCTTCCATCAAATGTAGGCCTCTTCCTTCCAAATCTCCAGCAACTTATTCTTTGGGAAAATCAACTAAGTGGAGCAATTCCTAGCTCTATCTCTAATGCTTCACAACTCACTCTGTTAGATTTGAGTGACAACTCATTTTCAGGCTTAATTCCTAAAGCACTTGGTAATTTAAGGTTCCTTACAGGGCTTGGCGTAGCAAACAATAATTTGACCATTGAATCTTCTACTCCAGAGttcaactttttctcttctttgtcaAATTTGACATATCTAAAACAGTTACAGTTGTCAGGTAATCTACTGAATAACATCCTTTCTGATTCCATTGGAAATCTCCCAACTTCTCTTGAAGAACTTTACATAGAACATTGCAATATTAAGGGCAACATTCCAAGAGATATAGGCAATTTAAGCAACTTGATGACTCTGTCTCTACAGTTTAATGAATTGACTGGACCTATTCCAACTACTGTGGGAAAATTGCACAAGCTTCAAGGATTGAGAGTTGATAATAATAGACTAGAAGGTCTCATCCCATTTGATCTTTGTCATTTAGAGagcttgtttgagttgaatttagGTCATAATGAGCTTTCTGGACCTATTCCTACATGTGTAAATAATCTAACTTTTCTAAGATATCTTTATTTACACTTCAACGAATTAACATCTGAGATTCCCTTGAGTTTGTGGAGCCTCTCTTATATCTTAAAGGTCGACTTGtcatcaaattctctaaatgGCTCTCTCTCATTAGAGATTAGAAATTTGAAGGTGTTGATGGAATTGCAGTTATCAAGAAATCAACTATCTGGTGATATCCCAACAACAATTGGTGACCTCAACGATTTAGTTAATCTTTCATTGGCGGACAATAGATTAGAAGGCTCAATTCCTGAATCTTTTAGTAAATTGATAAgtttggaattcttggatctttCCATTAACAATTTATCTGGAGAGATTCCTAAGTCCTTAGAAGGACTTTCACAACTCAAGTATCTAAATGTCTCTTCAAATAGACTGGAAGGAAAAATTCCTGTAGGAGGACCATTTGTATACTTCTTTGCTGCATCATTTATGTCAAATGATGGACTTTGTGGTGCTCCTCGATTGCAAGTTCCCCCATGTAAAGAAGGTGCTTCTCGACCCAAAAATACCGCAGTAGCATCTATACTAAAGTATGTATTACCAACAATTGGGTTAACAATGCTTGTAGTTGCTTTTGTATTAGAATGGACAAGACGCCAAAAAAGGAATGCAAAACTTCTGGTGGAGACAAACTCACCACAACTAGCGACATGGAAAAGAATTTCCCAACAAGAACTTTTTCAAGCAACAAAAGGGTTCAATGCAAGCAACTTACTTGGTAAAGGGAGCTTTGGATTAGTATACCAAGGGACCCTTTCAGATGGTATGATTGTTGCAATAAAAGTTTTCAACTTGGTAGTAGAAGGGGCattcaaaagttttgaaactGAGTGTGGGGTACTACGCAACATTCGTCATCGGAATCTTATTAAAATCATCAGCACGTGTAGTAACAATGACTTCAAAGCTTTTGTATTGGAATACATGCCTAATGGGAGCCTACAAAAGTGGTTGTATTCTCAAGACTGTTGTTTGAGTATCTTACAAAGACTAAATATAATGATTGATGTCGCATCAGCACTAGAATACCTTCATTATGGTTATTCAACACCTATTGTTCATTGTGATCTGAAGCCTAGCAATATCTTATTAGATGAAGATATGGTCtcacatgttgctgattttGGAATTGTCAAACTGTTAGGTGACAAAGATTCTATGATGCAAACCATGACTCTTGCTACTATTGGGTATATGGCACCAG AGTATGGATTGGAAGGAATTGTTTCAACAAGTGGCGATGTGTATAGTTATGGTATTTTGCTTATGGAAACTTTCACAAGAAAGAAACCTACTGATGACATGTTTGGTGGAGAAATGAGCTTGAAGCGTTGGGTAGAGGAATCTTTACCCTTTTCAGTAACTAACGTTGTTGATGCCTATTTGTTGAGAACTGAAAAAGATTATGCTTCTATGGAGAATTGTATGTCATCCATAATGAGATTGGCGTTGCAGTGTTGTGATGAGTTACATGAGCAGAGGATTAATGCAAAAAGGATTTTAATCACACTCAACAAGatcaaattgaattttctaCAAGATATTGATGGAAGCTAA